The Microcella sp. genome includes the window ATCACCCCAGACACCACCGCGGCCTCACTTCTGCTGGTGAGAAGTGAGGCCGGTTGGCGTATTCGAGACGTCGTGGCCTAGGTCGCGCGACCGATCAGATGCCCAGGTCGGCGTCGAAGTCGGCGTCTTCGAGTCGGGCCTTGATCGCGCTCAAGAACCGCGCGGCGTCAGCGCCGTCGACGATGCGGTGATCGTACGACAGGGCGAAGTAGACCATCGACCGCACTGCGATGACGTCTGAGCCGTCGACGCTGATGACCGAAGGCTTCTTCGTGACGATGCCGGTGCCGAGAATGGCCACTTGAGGCAAGAACACCACCGGGGTGTCGAACAGTGCGCCGCGAGAACCGGTGTTCGTCAACGTGAACGTTCCGCCGGCGAGCTCGTCGGGCTTCAGCTGGTTGTCGCGAGTGCGAGCTGCGAGGTCGGCGATCTCGGTGGCGAGACCGGCGATGCTCAGGTCTGATGCGTTGCGAATCACGGGCGTCAGCAGGCCACGCTCGGTGTCGACCGCGATCGCGAGGTTCTCGGTCTCGGGGTAGACGATCGAGTCGTCCTCGACGGTCGAGTTGATGATCGGGAAGGCGCGCAGCGCCTCAGTCGCCGCCTTCGCGAAGAAGGGCATGAACGAGAGCTTCGTGCCGGTCGCCTTCTCGAAGTCGGCCTTGACGGCGGTGCGCAGGGCCGCGACCTTGGTGACGTCGATCTCGACGACTGTCGTGAGCTGCGCCGTCGACTGCATCGAGATGACTGCGCGCTCGGCGATGACCTTGCGCAGTCGCGACATGGCCACGGTGGTGCCCCGCAGCGGTGACGTCTCGAGCTCGCGCGGCGCCGAGGCGGCCGCGCTCGACCCCGAGCCGGTCGCCGCGGCCAGCACGTCGTGCTTGCGAATGCGGCCGCCGACACCAGTGCCAGTCACGGTGGCGAGATCGACACCCTTCTCCTGTGCCAGCTTGCGCACGAGCGGCGTGATGTAGCCAGCGGCACTCGCGGTGTCAGCCGTCGGCGCCGCGGCAGGCGGAGCCGGTGACGGGGCTGGCGCGGGAGCCGGCGCCTCGGCAGCGGGTGCCGCGGGAGCCGACGGTGCCGGAGCAGACGGGGCGGGAGCCGACGGTGCGGGAGCCGACGCAGCGGGAGCCGACGGTGTGGGTGCTGAGGCGGCCGGAGCCGAGGCCGCAGGAGCAGGCTCGGGTGCTGTCGGCGCCGGTGCTGGCTCCGGCTCTGCCGCGGGGGCCGGTGCCTCTGCC containing:
- the sucB gene encoding 2-oxoglutarate dehydrogenase, E2 component, dihydrolipoamide succinyltransferase, producing MSESVNLPALGESVTEGTVTRWLKNVGDRVEVDEPLLEVSTDKVDTEIPSPVAGVVEEILVAEDETVEVGTPLVRIGTGDSAAAAPAPASAPAETAAEAPAPAAEPEPAPAPTAPEPAPAASAPAASAPTPSAPAASAPAPSAPAPSAPAPSAPAAPAAEAPAPAPAPSPAPPAAAPTADTASAAGYITPLVRKLAQEKGVDLATVTGTGVGGRIRKHDVLAAATGSGSSAAASAPRELETSPLRGTTVAMSRLRKVIAERAVISMQSTAQLTTVVEIDVTKVAALRTAVKADFEKATGTKLSFMPFFAKAATEALRAFPIINSTVEDDSIVYPETENLAIAVDTERGLLTPVIRNASDLSIAGLATEIADLAARTRDNQLKPDELAGGTFTLTNTGSRGALFDTPVVFLPQVAILGTGIVTKKPSVISVDGSDVIAVRSMVYFALSYDHRIVDGADAARFLSAIKARLEDADFDADLGI